Proteins from a single region of Felis catus isolate Fca126 chromosome B4, F.catus_Fca126_mat1.0, whole genome shotgun sequence:
- the RAB5B gene encoding ras-related protein Rab-5B, whose amino-acid sequence MTSRSTARPNGQPQASKICQFKLVLLGESAVGKSSLVLRFVKGQFHEYQESTIGAAFLTQSVCLDDTTVKFEIWDTAGQERYHSLAPMYYRGAQAAIVVYDITNQETFARAKTWVKELQRQASPSIVIALAGNKADLANKRMVEYEEAQAYADDNSLLFMETSAKTAMNVNDLFLAIAKKLPKSEPQNLGGAAGRSRGVDLHEQSQQNKSQCCSN is encoded by the exons ATGACTAGCAGAAGCACAGCCAGGCCCAATGGGCAGCCCCAGGCCAGCAAAATATGCCAGTTCAAATTGGTCCTGCTGGGTGAATCTGCAGTGGGGAAGTCTAGTCTGGTATTACGTTTTGTCAAAGGGCAGTTTCATGAGTACCAAGAGAGCACCATTGGAG CGGCCTTCCTCACCCAGTCTGTTTGTCTAGATGACACAACAGTCAAGTTTGAGATTTGGGACACAGCTGGGCAGGAGCGATACCATAGCTTGGCCCCCATGTACTACAGAGGTGCCCAAGCTGCCATTGTGGTTTATGACATTACTAATCAG GAAACCTTCGCCCGGGCGAAGACATGGGTAAAGGAACTACAGCGACAGGCCAGTCCTAGCATCGTTATTGCCCTGGCAGGGAACAAAGCTGACCTGGCCAATAAGCGCATGGTGGAGTATGAA GAGGCCCAGGCGTATGCAGATGACAACAGCTTATTGTTTATGGAGACTTCAGCCAAGACAGCTATGAACGTGAACGATCTCTTCCTGGCAATAG CTAAGAAGCTGCCAAAGAGTGAACCCCAGAATCTGGGGGGTGCAGCAGGCCGAAGCCGGGGTGTGGATCTCCATGAGCAGTCCCAGCAGAACAAGAGCCAGTGTTGTAGCAACTGA